One window of the Procambarus clarkii isolate CNS0578487 chromosome 27, FALCON_Pclarkii_2.0, whole genome shotgun sequence genome contains the following:
- the LOC123762725 gene encoding perlucin, with protein sequence MDHSYLLLLLLLGAAAVVNGGMTTVSSKAGGTSCTSPFHDVGGRCLYVDVSNTGNWDTMRSHCRSLGGDLAILDNAEVYSALIRYIHGSGYPELQYWIGGTDEAQEGLWLWVNQEAVQMGTPYWATYGCSNNQMPTGGTSQNCLFIDSNYHLYFNDGDCFTPIHGICEQ encoded by the exons ATGGACCACTCttatctcctgctgctgctcctcctgg GAGCAGCAGCCGTCGTTAATGGTGGCATGACAACTGTCTCCTCCAAGGCTGGTG GCACCAGCTGCACGTCACCATTCCATGATGTGGGAGGACGCTGCCTCTATGTTGACGTCTCAAACACAGGTAACTGGGATACTATGCGCAGCCACTGTAGGAGTCTTGGCGGCGACCTGGCCATCCTGGACAACGCTGAAGTATACTCCGCCCTCATCCGCTACATACACGGCAGCG gATATCCCGAGCTTCAGTACTGGATCGGTGGCACAGACGAGGCCCAGGAGGGATTGTGGCTGTGGGTGAACCAAGAAGCTGTACAGATGGGCACGCCTTACTGGGCCACCTATGGCTGTAGCAATAACCAAATGCCCACTGGCGGAACTTCTCAAAACTGTCTTTTTATTGATAgtaattatcatttgtattttaatgATGGAGATTGTTTTACTCCAATACACGGAATCTGTGAGCAGTAA